Proteins found in one Amycolatopsis umgeniensis genomic segment:
- the rph gene encoding ribonuclease PH encodes MARKDGRNDDQLRDIKITRGFQRWPAGSVLIEFGDTRVLCAASVTEGVPRWRAGSGLGWVTAEYAMLPSATNTRSDRESIKGRVGGRTHEISRLIGRSLRACIDLAALGENTIVIDCDVIQADGGTRTAAVTGGYVALADAVTWLGAAGRLADPQPLSSSVAAVSVGVVDGRVRLDLPYEEDSRAEVDMNVVATDAGTLIEVQGTGEGATFARSTLDTMLDIALAGCEELTRLQTEALALPYPGELPEPRTDKKKGAK; translated from the coding sequence GTGGCGAGAAAAGACGGCAGGAACGACGACCAGCTTCGCGACATCAAGATCACCCGCGGCTTCCAGCGATGGCCCGCGGGCTCGGTGTTGATCGAGTTCGGCGACACCCGGGTGCTGTGCGCGGCGAGCGTCACCGAAGGCGTCCCCCGCTGGCGGGCCGGTTCCGGCCTCGGCTGGGTCACCGCCGAGTACGCGATGCTGCCGTCCGCGACCAACACCCGCAGCGACCGCGAATCCATCAAGGGCCGCGTCGGCGGCCGCACACACGAGATCTCCCGGCTGATCGGCCGGTCCCTGCGCGCCTGCATCGACCTGGCGGCGCTGGGGGAGAACACGATCGTCATCGACTGCGATGTCATCCAGGCCGACGGCGGCACTCGCACGGCCGCGGTGACCGGCGGCTACGTCGCGCTCGCGGACGCCGTCACCTGGCTCGGCGCCGCTGGCCGCCTCGCCGACCCGCAGCCGCTTTCGTCCTCGGTGGCCGCGGTGAGCGTGGGCGTCGTCGACGGCCGCGTGCGTCTCGACCTGCCCTACGAAGAGGACTCTCGCGCGGAGGTCGACATGAACGTCGTCGCCACCGACGCGGGCACCCTGATCGAGGTGCAGGGCACCGGTGAGGGTGCCACCTTCGCGCGGTCCACTTTGGACACCATGCTGGACATCGCGCTCGCGGGCTGCGAAGAGCTGACCCGCCTGCAGACCGAGGCGCTCGCGCTGCCGTACCCGGGCGAACTGCCCGAGCCGCGTACGGACAAGAAGAAGGGCGCGAAGTGA
- the rdgB gene encoding RdgB/HAM1 family non-canonical purine NTP pyrophosphatase, whose amino-acid sequence MTKLLLATRNAKKLGELRRILVAEGIEGVEVIGLADVPEFPEAPETAPDFEGNALAKAQDASAATGLPAIADDSGIAIDALNGMPGVLSARWSGKHGDDEANLDLVLAQLSDTPDERMGAAFVCAAALVVPGGDETVVRGEWRGSLIRERRGANGFGYDPIFVPEGGARTSAELEPSEKDGASHRGKALRALVGELRKLAG is encoded by the coding sequence GTGACCAAGCTGCTTCTCGCCACCCGCAACGCGAAGAAGCTCGGCGAACTCCGGCGCATCCTGGTGGCGGAAGGGATCGAGGGCGTCGAGGTCATCGGCCTCGCCGACGTCCCCGAATTCCCCGAAGCACCCGAAACCGCCCCGGACTTCGAAGGCAACGCGCTCGCGAAGGCACAGGACGCGTCCGCCGCGACCGGCCTCCCCGCGATCGCCGACGATTCGGGTATCGCCATCGACGCGCTCAACGGTATGCCGGGCGTGCTCTCGGCCCGTTGGTCCGGCAAGCACGGCGACGACGAGGCGAACCTGGATCTCGTGCTGGCGCAACTGTCCGACACCCCCGACGAGCGGATGGGCGCGGCGTTCGTCTGCGCGGCGGCGCTCGTCGTCCCCGGTGGCGACGAGACCGTGGTGCGCGGCGAATGGCGAGGCTCGCTGATCCGGGAACGCCGTGGTGCCAACGGATTCGGATACGACCCGATCTTCGTGCCGGAGGGCGGGGCGCGGACTTCCGCCGAGCTGGAACCGTCCGAAAAGGACGGTGCCTCGCATCGGGGCAAGGCGTTGCGGGCGCTGGTGGGAGAACTGCGGAAGCTGGCCGGTTAG